A window of Mucilaginibacter paludis DSM 18603 contains these coding sequences:
- the pckA gene encoding phosphoenolpyruvate carboxykinase (ATP) → MEQLIFSTKVHTQLPVQELVKQTLMRGEGVLNDTGALLVKTGAFTGRSPQDKFIVRDSLAETAVNWNKFNTPIDEKYFFGLKEQMLAYLNKLPELWLRDAYACADPAHRLNIRVINEHPWCNHFVANMFLEPTARELEGFEPEWLVIQAPGFKADPEKDGTRQANFTVISFAYKTILIGGTGYTGEIKKGIFTVLNFILPFQKRVLSMHCSANEGPKGDTAIFFGLSGTGKTTLSSDAGRKLIGDDEHGWNEQGVFNFEGGCYAKIIDLSAEFEPEIFQAIRPGALVENASFVKDSNKIDFADRSLTENTRVSYPISHIRNAKSQSVTGVPQNIFFLTCDAYGVIPPISKLTKEQAMFHFLSGYTAKIAGTEEGVTEPQVTFSTCFGAPFLPLHPSHYAALLGEYLDLYLVKVWLVNTGWTGGSYGTGCRIAIKYTRAMINAALNNELDRVDYNKDPVFGLSVPQQCEGVPAELLNPRNTWTDPIAYDETAKKLAQKFQDNYQQYKQVAMS, encoded by the coding sequence ATGGAGCAATTAATCTTTAGTACTAAAGTGCACACGCAATTACCTGTTCAGGAATTGGTTAAGCAGACACTGATGCGAGGTGAAGGTGTTTTGAACGACACCGGTGCGCTGCTGGTGAAAACCGGTGCCTTTACCGGGCGCAGCCCCCAAGATAAATTTATCGTGCGCGATAGCTTAGCCGAAACGGCTGTCAACTGGAATAAGTTCAACACGCCCATTGATGAAAAATATTTCTTCGGACTGAAAGAGCAAATGTTGGCATACCTTAATAAGCTACCCGAACTTTGGTTGAGGGACGCCTATGCCTGCGCCGATCCTGCCCACCGCTTAAACATACGGGTGATCAATGAGCATCCATGGTGCAATCATTTTGTGGCCAATATGTTCTTAGAGCCGACCGCAAGAGAGCTCGAAGGTTTTGAACCTGAATGGCTCGTGATCCAGGCCCCGGGTTTTAAAGCCGATCCTGAAAAAGATGGCACACGCCAGGCAAATTTTACAGTGATTTCGTTCGCTTACAAAACCATATTGATCGGAGGCACCGGGTACACCGGAGAGATCAAAAAAGGGATCTTCACGGTCCTGAATTTTATCCTGCCCTTTCAAAAAAGAGTACTATCCATGCATTGCAGCGCCAATGAGGGCCCCAAAGGCGACACAGCGATATTTTTTGGTTTGAGCGGTACAGGCAAAACCACCTTGAGTTCTGACGCCGGCCGTAAACTAATCGGCGATGACGAGCATGGCTGGAACGAACAGGGCGTATTTAATTTTGAGGGTGGCTGTTACGCTAAGATCATAGACCTGTCAGCTGAGTTTGAACCCGAGATCTTCCAGGCTATCCGGCCCGGTGCATTGGTAGAAAACGCCTCTTTCGTTAAAGATTCCAATAAAATAGATTTTGCCGATCGCTCCTTAACAGAAAATACCAGGGTCAGTTACCCGATCAGCCATATTCGAAATGCGAAGTCCCAGTCGGTGACCGGAGTACCACAAAATATATTCTTTTTAACCTGCGATGCTTACGGCGTGATTCCGCCTATCAGCAAACTGACCAAAGAGCAGGCCATGTTCCATTTCTTAAGTGGCTACACCGCAAAGATCGCCGGGACCGAAGAAGGAGTAACCGAACCGCAAGTAACCTTCAGCACCTGTTTTGGTGCACCTTTTTTACCATTGCATCCAAGTCACTACGCAGCGTTGCTTGGTGAATACCTGGACCTTTACCTGGTAAAGGTCTGGCTGGTTAATACCGGATGGACGGGAGGGAGTTACGGCACCGGTTGCCGCATCGCGATCAAATACACCAGGGCTATGATCAATGCCGCTCTAAACAATGAGCTTGACCGCGTAGATTATAACAAAGACCCGGTTTTCGGCTTAAGCGTTCCCCAACAATGTGAGGGCGTACCCGCCGAATTACTTAATCCACGAAATACCTGGACCGATCCGATCGCCTACGACGAAACCGCAAAAAAACTAGCCCAAA